A genomic stretch from Alosa sapidissima isolate fAloSap1 chromosome 3, fAloSap1.pri, whole genome shotgun sequence includes:
- the mal2 gene encoding protein MAL2, with the protein MADPTNPAATSFPAPTISLPLGPDVLRTYSGALICLEIVFGGLVWILVASSNVPVPLLQGWVMLVSVTMFCCSTAYLLFFLLGLADRIDTDWNFLDMFYHFIALVFYFGAFVLEAATTSAASLNSNCTDTPKGNIITFLSSQQYNINVAATIFAFVATLCYGCSMIMGFKRWRK; encoded by the exons ATGGCGGATCCAACAAATCCCGCAGCTACCTCTTTCCCAGCGCCGACCATTTCGTTACCTTTGGGACCTGATGTACTAAGGACATACTCCGGAGCATTGATATGCTTAGAAATT GTGTTTGGAGGGCTGGTATGGATCTTGGTGGCGTCATCGAATGTACCTGTGCCTCTACTGCAAGGCTGGGTGATGTTGGTATCTGTAACCATGTTCTGCTGCTCCACCGCCTACCTGCTTTTTTTCTTACTGGGTTTGGCTGACCGAATCGACACGGACTGGAATTTCCTG GACATGTTCTACCATTTCATTGCACTAGTTTTCTACTTTGGGGCTTTTGTGCTGGAAGCTGCAACTACATCAGCAGCAAGTCTAAACAGCAACTGCACAGACACACCGAAGGGGAACATCATCACCTTCCTCAGTAGTCAGCAGTACAATATTAATGTGGCAGCTACT ATATTTGCCTTCGTGGCAACTTTGTGCTATGGATGCAGCATGATCATGGGATTCAAAAGATGGAGGAAGTAG
- the LOC121705332 gene encoding CCN family member 3-like, translated as MPRDTKKVIIFSLYAQVALGVLAWAQVCPSRCRCPEEPPMCARGVPLVLDDCACCLVCARQVGETCSELNPCDMRKGLRCDYGAGAHKRTGVCAAHKGDVCVLDGSIYQNGETFFPSCKYQCTCRDGQMACVPRCNLDVMLPGPDCPFPRRVQVPGECCEKWVCDPQQEASALGGFAMAAYRQEDTVGFDAWDPSVNCIEQTTEWSACSRTCGMGVSTRVTNKNQRCEMVKQSRLCMVRPCDMKTEPTDVKTEGACLKTKRTPKATHFSFKNCTSVQAYRPRFCGLCTDGRCCTPHSTKTAQVKFACPDNRVIKRPMMFINTCACHHHCRRENGIYQSTDPMHSGSLRL; from the exons ATGCCAAGAGACACGAAAAAAGTGATAATTTTCTCCTTGTATGCACAG gtGGCGTTGGGCGTCCTGGCATGGGCGCAGGTATGTCCATCACGGTGCCGATGTCCTGAAGAGCCACCAATGTGCGCGCGCGGAGTTCCATTGGTTCTCGATGACTGCGCGTGTTGTCTGGTCTGTGCACGACAAGTAGGAGAGACTTGCTCCGAGCTCAATCCGTGTGACATGCGGAAGGGTCTACGGTGTGATTATGGCGCGGGCGCGCACAAGAGGACCGGCGTGTGTGCAG CACAcaagggagatgtgtgtgtcctTGATGGCTCTATCTACCAGAACGGGGAAACTTTTTTCCCCAGCTGCAAATACCAGTGCACCTGCCGGGACGGCCAGATGGCCTGCGTGCCTCGCTGCAACCTGGACGTGATGCTGCCAGGTCCAGACTGCCCATTCCCGCGGCGGGTCCAGGTGCCGGGCGAGTGCTGTGAAAAGTGGGTGTGTGATCCCCAGCAGGAGGCCAGCGCCCTCGGGGGCTTCGCCATGGCCG CCTACAGACAGGAGGATACGGTGGGCTTTGATGCTTGGGACCCCAGCGTGAACTGCATCGAGCAGACGACCGAATGGTCAGCCTGTTCTCGGACCTGTGGCATGGGGGTGTCCACCAGGGTCACCAACAAGAACCAGCGCTGTGAGATGGTCAAGCAGAGCCGGCTGTGCATGGTCCGACCCTGTGACATGAAGACAGAGCCAACCGACGTGAAG ACAGAGGGCGCCTGCCTGAAGACCAAAAGGACCCCCAAAGCCACCCACTTCTCCTTCAAGAACTGCACTAGTGTCCAGGCTTACCGCCCGCGCTTCTGCGGCCTCTGCACCGACGGGCGCTGCTGCACCCCTCACAGCACCAAGACAGCGCAGGTGAAGTTTGCCTGCCCCGACAACAGGGTGATCAAGAGGCCCATGATGTTCATCAACACCTGCGCCTGCCACCACCACTGCCGACGGGAAAACGGCATCTACCAGAGCACAGACCCGATGCACAGCGGCAGCCTGAGACTCTGA